A segment of the Corylus avellana chromosome ca2, CavTom2PMs-1.0 genome:
CTTATGttctttttttaggttttaatcttggtttaaggtTGGGCTATCGCTTCATTCTTGTTGGACGTATTTTACTATGCATGGAGATGTTATTTTGGGCTATGTGTATGTTAGGAACCTTGTTATTGCCTTAGGACTTGCTTAAAAATATTTAGAAGGCTGATTGGTTTGAAATGGGTTTTATGCCAATTAAAGAACGTTCACACCCTTCTGGTCGAACGTTCGATGGTTAAGTATGAACTCTGTTTTCGACATTTTTAGGTCTATGACTCGTTTTTATCTTAGATTTAGGACTGATGATAAACCTTTTCACATATTTGGAGAGTGTGAAACAcatggaggagccttacgacaTAAATGAGTACAAACTCATATAAAATACTTAgagataataaattatttttattgataacTTTAGAATTAGgtttagaatttaaatattagataaCATATGTTATCATTAATggtaatatattatcattagaaGTACTTTATTTCAGTTAGTCTTTAATTCCTACTTGTAAGTCTTTAAAGAGACCAAATTCATTAGTAAAATTAAGCAAAGATTAATATAATTCAACTCTTGAGTTGATTTGTGAGGTAATAGGGTTCCTTGAACTACCCTTAATCTATCTATTACATGCTTGAGAAATTAACATAACAACTTGGTCAAGTTCAGGTACATCCGAATTATTCAATTGACAGTACTTTATAGAATAACACGTGTTTAGAATGCACATGTTGATGTGTTAACTTCCATGATCAAAATAGATCATCATAATTAATATGTATAGCCTTATCAAAAAGAGTGATAGCACAATCCCACCACCAACTATGAATTACGGTTTATAAGTCACAAAGTATTATCGCTTAGATCTGTTGTGTGGTAATCTCATTCACACCTAAAATCATATACAACGTAATTTAAGGACAACATATATAAAGATATGACCAATAGTCTAATGTATCTCAGAAAATAAACAACCttattattaaactaaaaatgtcatacaaatcaaattaagtTTTAGAGCACTATTTCGAAAGGACAAATGTATATTCATGATAAGAAATTAATGTTTTTGACTATCGTGTACACTATTagatcaataaaataaaatcttgaccataaaataattactgaaatggaaaggatcctatTCCCCCTAACCATTCGTTGCAAGCATTTGAAAAAGAgttgaagtcttgaaggatTTTGACTCCCTACAATCCTGTGTCCAGAAAGATGTACCATCAAGTAGGGGTTCTTCCTTCCCAATAAGGCAGGGTAAGTAAACAAGGTATTCCGATTCAAATTTGAAACTCACACATGATATTTAACATAAGAAAGagcgaaataaataaataaaataagaggtAGAAGAAGCCCCCATCGTAAATAATAAGTTAATCAATTTTAAGCCCAGCAGGAATTTATATAATCccagtaaaataataataataagaagactCGGCCTTCTTCATTCTCACAAGTCCGCTACACAGCAATAAGaatcaaacccaagaaataaAATTACAGGATCAACATTAATTCTGCAAAAGAATGCACTTTTTGAATTACAGTGTAAAAGAATGTAGCAATGAAATAAATCCAATAATGAATCAAATGAATCATATATCTCATGAAATCTAGCAGCTCTCATTAGCCTTGCACCGATGCAGAACCCTCTTCTTCTTGCTGGACATGTTCTCGATGGTGAGGACAACTTTTCCAGGTTCATTGGCTATGAAGGAGTTGCGAATAGGTCCTTCCTGAGAGCCCATCTTTTTTGCCTTCTGCACAATGATGGTGTAAGACCCCTCATCAACCGGAACGAATTCCTCCTTGTAGTTCACTTCCCAGCCCAGAACAGTCAAGTCCCACACCAATGTGGTTCCAACCTGTTCAATAACACAGACATCATTTGCATCAAAAGTCATTTTCCATGAAGTTCTTAAAAGGGTGCGTTTTGTGAGTTTATAGATAAAAAGTGGGATGataaatcaaatcacaaaaaattgattgtttggcattgcgatttgaGAAACGTAgaagaagagtttttttttttttttggaaaacacacgattttaaacgttaaaactgcgattttgccaaacgcttaactgcatttataaaaatcactttttcaaatcacaaatttaaaatcattatttgtaAATCGCATTTCTTAAAATTGCAAAACCGAATAGAATAGTCCGTTTGATATTGTGATttccctgaaaaaaaaaaaaaaaaaaaagtggcattgACATTgtaaaattgtagaaaataaatcatatggcattgcgttttcaaatcgtaagTAAGGAAATATTTTTTGAGAACCCACGATTTCACCAAACGCTTAATTCTGTTTTTAAAaaccactttttcaaatcgAATTTTTGGAAATTGCAAACCCAAAAGGACCCTAAATGGTAGAAAATGTATTCTTTTTAAACTCTAAAAGGCAGTGAGGTGCGTTTTTAACAAATACACGTCCTAAAAtactgtaattttaaaaatcacctttTAAAATTCctatttttgaatttcaaaccCAAACGAATCCTAACAAACATGTAAATGAATCAACATTAAGATTAAAGAACTATTTGGTACCTCCAATGCCGGTATCTCAATGATTTCGGTTGATCCAGCCTTGAGTATGAGCTCTGAAACCGAGCCATCTTTGACAGAGAACTCAAAATCATTCTCCCTCTTGAAGCCACCGTAGTTAACAGGGATCTCCTCCACAGGGATGTACCTGTGTTGTAACAACGAATCAGGTTAATATTTATAGCCACCGAGGCTTCAATGAGTGATTCTGGCCTCTGGGAGATACACAAGAAAGAATGCTTACTTGAGCAGAGTCTCTGTGACCCTGGCTGGGCGAGCAACAACAAATTTGCTCTTGGTTCTCTGGGTTAGGAAGGGAGATATAAGGGCATTGAGAGCATAGTACCAGAATGGAACGTTTATGAAGATCTGCATCCAAAATTATCAAAACCCCATTAATTTTTCTCTGAAGAACATAGTCTAAACATGGTAATTGGTATAAAGCATTAAGGACACATACATTTTTGGCAACAAGTTCTGGGTAATTGTCCTGAAAAATCCCAATTGCTTGCTTTGTGGCAATCCGAAGCTCCTTCTTGGCGGGTCCGGGGGATTTCTTCAGATCATTGATTTGGATCAAGGAGGAGGCGCCGCCGGGCTTCAAATCAAGCTTCTGAATACCCTTCTCCATCAACTGGCACCTCCATCTCAGGAACTGCCGACGCTTCTCATCGGTTCCAAACGTCTTTTGGTAAAGCTCCTCGCTGTCAAACACCCCGAAAATGTTGTAGCAAACCGGGTGACCTTCGCGATCAACGCCATTCATGTAGGCGGCGGAGCTTAGATCTGCGCACAGCTCATCGTCCAAGATCGAATCGATCTCGGCTTCCCTCCTCCATTGAAGCGTTTTCCTGAGCATCTCGAAAGCATCATTTACCTTGAACTCCCTCGCCCTCAAGAACTTCAGGAGAACTACGTCTGTACCCTCGGCGCCTTTACTAGGCAAAAGGGGTACTCCCCAGAGGGAGATATCTGTATCGGGTTTCTTCTCTTCCTCGCATTCTACTGCTGCTTCGTCCTTTCCAACGCCtacttctttctcttcctccttaTTTTCAGCCGCTTCTTCCACAGGTTTCTCGCTTTCCTCGCCTTCTTTCTCTTCTGCCACCGGTTTTTCCTCCGTCTTTTTTGGGTCCTCTTTCTTGTAGAGTTTGTTTCCGAGGATGGCTTCTTCGAGTTTCACTTTCAGCTCAGTCAACGCCTTCCTCTCAAACTCCTTCAGATCAGTAAGGAAGTTGCTCTCTTCCTTATAAGAAGAGCTCTTTTGAACTGTTTTGGGCTTTGATTCATCCGCATCTTTCACTTCATCGTCACCTCGGAAAACCTTTTCCGTCTCTTCGGCGACCTTCTTGGTCTCTTCTCCAGCAACGACAACCTCAGCCACTTGGGTTTCTTCAACAGTCATGGTTGCTAAGAATACCGTACTGGAAAACAAACCCAGAAATGTTATaggaaaattaacaaaaaagaaagaatgaaggAAAAGGAAGCCGACCTAAACAAACCCTCCTGAACTGAGGCTGCTTTAGCTCCTGAAGCTGCTCTGACTTTCTATCCGTTGGGTTTGTTTTGTGAGGGACAGGGGAAGGCACGGTAAcgtttatatattttaaaaaatttcagaagcGGGGGACCCCACTAACGGTCACATACCTGGAGCCACCGCATAACTTGGGAGCCGTTGGGGGATTCTCCTTTTTCCCAAGGGTTATGCTAGCCTGGAGGCCAGCAAATTGTGGCTTGGGACTTGGGAGAATCATTTTGGGCCCACGGCTACATTTCCTTAGGCGttgtaaagtttttttattttaatgatttacatttaatttaattttttctttcttataagaaaattaaaaattaaaatgaaatctaaataattaaaaataattccaatacataattttaaattttttttaccacgTCTAAACCAATCCGGTCGAATACCACCTTACGTTCTTTGGTATAATAATTACTAGTCATATCGtatttaaatttgtttaattagcacatcatttaaaattttctcttgCTCTCATATCGTCATTATTgacaattatataaaaatatatatatgggaaaaatttGCTTTACCCTTAAAtttcatgaattttttaattcgaaccccaatatttaaaaattgacaatgtatttctaatatttcaaaaattttcaattaagatcttctgttactaattttcgtctaattggacgaaaatcatcccacgtgaACGCAAGTGAGATTTTGATGCTCTCTATTACAATTTTTTCCTcattaaaaccaataaaattatataattactctcaatttcataagttttaatgagaaTATTTACCAAATCCACAATCATTGTTGTTGTGGTGGGTCCGGTTAAGACCCGCAACCGTCGTGATGGGCCAGGTGACCCACGGTAATTGTCCTCggattactattttttttattaaatatatttttgctatttgaaatttattgtaattttttttatagtttaagGCAAACATTTGTTCGACTCATAATTTGGGAGATATTACAAATCGTGTGTTAAAATAGAGGGTTATTTTCCAGAAAAAACCAAGAATTGTTGTCATCATCTTTGCGCTTTGAAGTTTGGACGGTTTACACGTCTGCTGCCACTTGCCACTTCATCATTGGCAGGTGTTTCTGAGCAGAGTGCCACCATCTTTGACTTggtcgtgtatatatataagccacATAACTAGCTGGCAAAGTCACAGCTGCATGTGGAATATTTGTCTAaagattgaaatatatatattatagacTGTGAAGCGAATATATGTTGAAGGTGCAACTAGTTTAATACTAGAAGTTGGACATAGTCACTAATTCTTTAACATTGTTGGGTCATAGATCAGTCAAATAAGGCCCGTTGGGCCTTATGCTCGAGACTCCGTGAATATGCGGGCTGCCAAGCCCTCGATCGATCTAACCCAAAGAGATCTCGGACTCCTAGTCCAAGACATAACTCATGGGTTAAAATAGTCAAAGGCATTGGTCATTCCACCTTGGAGATATATTCATACTATCAAATACTTAAATCATCTACATTAATCAAGATACATATCAGTTAACACTTAAGCTGGTATAGGTGACCGAGTCCTACTCGGACACCCTGACTTAATATCACACAGAAGCTGCAACATCTATCCCTTGATCCTAGGGTACTATGATCACGGAGCAGCTAACAAACCTCATCCATTTTTCAAATACCTGCATGGCAGAAATCAAGGGATAAGGCTCCGAAACGTGTGGGAGATCAAACTCCtctcatgcctataaatacaagtcaccTATCAGTGTcaaggtaatcacaactcttgCTATCTTGGCTTATTGTTGCTtacatcttttctctctcaaatcattgacttaggcatcggagtatcCTCACTGAGAAACCACCCGGGACTCTAATCCTATTGTTTGTTCTTGTGTGCAAGGCCGACGCATCCTCGGACATCATTATACATCCCAGAGATTATGCCATGTAATCCTCGGAAAACTatgcatcaacagtttggcgccgtctgtgtgGACGTCGAGATTTTCATCAGTTCCTGACAACAATCCAAAATGGTAACTATGAATGCGTCACAACAACCACTGGAAGGCCGAGCCGGGATGCCTGGGGCAACTACTACCCCTCCTAACCTCGCCGAGTTCATGAAGTAGATGACTGCTTCCATGGACGCATTGAAGAAACAAAACGAGGAGCTTGCTATCAAACTCACGGCTGCTGAAGGCCGCAATGGCCGAAGAGAGCGTGAGCGAGAAGAAAGGCGAAGGAGCATGAAGAAAGGTGTGAAAGGGAGAGACAAGAACTCATCCGCCAAGGCAAGCAGATTGAAGTGAGTGCGAGCTCAGTTCATGGCAGTCGTCACACTACGGTCTAGAACAAAGGGAACCATGAAAAGTCTCATGCTGAAAACGAGGATAACCCCAAGAAGTCCAATACTGACAAGTCCAAGAGACGTCACTATAGCAGGTCTCATCGTGAGAGATGCCATGGAAGATCCCATCGTGACCGACCCCATCATGAGAGATCCCACACTCGCCATAACGAGACAGACGTAGGTGTTGAGCTGGGAGACCTAAAGAGGAAGTATGCTGAGATGGCTGACAAGATAGCCAATGGGGAGAATGTGTTGATGGCAGAAGAACTCATTGATAACACCAACCTACCCTTCACAGATAGGGTGATGAACTTCCCCTTACCCAACAAGTTCAAAAAACCTCATATAGACAAATATGACGGCAATGGAGACCCTAGCGAACATATGGAAAGCCTTTGAGCACACTTCATCCTCCATGGTACCCCAGATGAAATCTCATGCCGTGCGTTTCCGCTAACTCTAGTAGCAGCAGCTAAAGAGTGGTTCGCGAGACTCCTAGCCAAGTCTGTGGATAACTTCAAGTCCCTGGGATGCCTCTTCCTCAGCCAATTTTTGGCTACtcgaaaaaggaagaaaagccCAACTTACCTGCTTTCTCTGGTTCAAGGGAAGGATGAGTCCCTAAAAGACTTCATGCTCAGATTCAATAAGGAGAAGTTATCAGTAGAAAATCCGAGTGAGCAAACAGTACTCGATGCACTGATGCATGGGGTAAGAGCCGAGGGCCACTAATGGCCGAGTTATCAAAGAAGACTGCGATGGTGACtcttcatcattttttaaataaagccGAAGATACATCAATCAAGAGGAGACTGTAGCAGCTCTGATGAAGTCCCAAGAGAAGGCTACTTGGCAAGAGGAGACTCGGCGAGATAGGAGTAGTGCGAGAGCAGCACCAGTAAGCTTCGGGAATAAGCAGGAGAAAAACCCAAAGTGGCAGGACAACTTAACTCCTAAGCCGAGGAATGACCCTCAACGAAAACTCAGCAAGTTCACTCCATTAAACACCAGCATGGCCAAGGTGTTGATGGAGATCAGAAGGGACCCCAACTTCAAATGGCCAACAAGGATGAAAGGTCCCGCATCGAAGCGAGACCATACCAAGTTTTACCAGTATCACAATGAAGTTGGCCACTTGACAGAGGAGTGTGTATCTCTTTGTCAAGAGATAGAATCCTTCATTAGGAATGGCAAACTGGTGAGGTTCCTGGCAGGCGAAAGGGATAGAAGAAGAGACCATCAACAACCCTTACTGCTTGAGGGGAACCGAGAAGCTGCGGGAGGCCGAGACCAGAGGCAAAGACATGATAATGGCCTGAGGGATGATCGGTATGCTGACCCAGTGCGTAATCAGCAGGCGGAGCCAAGGAACGATCCGGATGCTCATCCCCTACCTCGGAATCATGATGTAGTAGGAGAAATCCTAACCATTTCAGGAggaatagctggtggaggagAGTCTAACTTAGCCAGAAAAGCCAATGCCAGAAAGGTGCAGACCGAAGAGGTTCTCTTTCTTAAAAGGCCTGCCAAGACCTTGAAACGAGAGCCCATGGTTTTATCATTCACCGAGGAAGATGCGAAGGGGGTAATGATGCCCCATGATGACGTATTGGTGGTAATGGTGGCCGTGGCCGACCATTTGCTCCATCGGATCTTAGTAGACAATGGGAGCTCGACTGATATCCTCTATTGGCCACTTTTCAAACAGATGGGTATTGATCATAGTAGGATCACACCATTTGGTTCTCCCTTAATTGGATTTGTGGGAGAGCAAGTCCAACCTATCGGAATTATTTCACTTCTTGTAACAGCAGGAACAGCTCCCAGGCAATCAACTGTTATGGTAGACTTCTTGGTAGTCAACCGACCATCTGCCTACAACACAATAATTGGTTGGCCAGCCTTGAATAAGTTGAAAGTGGTAACTTCAACCTACcatttgaagatgaagttcccGACAGAGGAAGGTGTCGGAAAGGTCAAGGGTGACCAAACTGCAGCAAGAAAGTGTTACATAGCTTCCCTAAAGAAGCCTTCAGAGGTTATACCTTTGACGGTAAGTACCGTAGGGAGTAAAAAGGAAGGTGAACCGAAGGGCGAGCCTGCCGAGACGCTAGAAGACGTGATAGTAGCAAATGGAAAAGTGGTGAAGGTCGGTTCTCAGCTCTCCTCGGAAGTCCGAGAAGACCTCGTCACTTTCCTGAAAAAGAATTTGAAGGTATTTGCGTGGACGCACAAAGACATGCTTGGCATTAGCCCCGAAGAATTACTTCACCAGTTCAATGTGGATCCCAGTGTGAAACCAGTgaagcaaaaaagaaggaaatttgCTCCTGAGCGAAACATGGCGATAGCCAAGGAAGTAGAAAAGCTGCTCAGAGCTCGGTTTATTGAAGAAGTACACTATCCCGACTGGTTAGCCAATGTAGTATTGgttaaaaaatccaatgggAAGTGGAGAATGTGTGTAGACTTCACCAACCTCAACAAAGCTTGTCCGAAAGACAGCTTTCCTCTCCCTCGCATTGATGCACTGGTCGATTCGACATATGGGCATGGTTTGCTCAGTTTTATGGATGCCTTCTTTGGTTACAACCAGATCTATATGCACTCGGAAAACAGAGAGAAGACTGCATTTATTACTGACCGAGGCCTATACTATTATAAGGTCATGCCCTTTGGTCTAAAGAATGCAGGGGCGACATACTAGAGGCTGGTAAACAAGATGTTCCAAGAGCAGATTGGGCAGAACATGGAAGTGTACGTGGAAGACATGCTAGTCAAAAGCACACTACCACAAAACCATACAGCTGACCTACATGAAACATTTCAAACGTTGAAAAAGTATGGGATGAAGCTGAATCCTGCAAAATGTGCATTCGGAGTGTCCTCTGGAAAGTTCCTCGTCTATATGGTGTCGAACCGAGGAACTAAAGCTAACCTGGAGAAAAGCCAAGCAGTTTTGGATATGTAGTCTCCAAAGAGTACCAAACAGCTCCAACAATTAACAGGTAGGATAGCAGCACTCAACCGATTCATTTTTCGGTCAACCGATAAGTGTTTGCCATTCTTTAAAATCCTGAGGAAGGCCTTTGAGTGGTTAGAGGAGTGTGAAGAAGCTTTTGGGGAACTAAAGAAGTATTTAGTCAACCCGCCTTTGCTAAGCAGAACAGTCCCAGGAGAAGTATTTGTATTTATACTTGGTTGTCTCTCCAACAGCAGTAAGTGCAGCCCTAGTACTAGAAGAAGAGGGGGTACAGAAACCTATAAACTTCATCAGCCGAGCATTGAAAGGGCTCCGAGGAGAGATACCCCCAGATGGAAAAGCTTGCCTTCGCTCTTACCATAGTGTCAAGGAAACTCCGTCCATATTTTCAAGCTCATGCTATAAGGGTTCTCACTGAATACCCTCTTAGAAAGGTGCTTCGCAAACTGGACTTATCCAGAAGACTGGCTAATTGGGCGATTGAACTTGGAGAGTTTGATACCGAATTCCTTCCTCGGAACTCTGTCAAGGGTCAGGCATTGGCAGACTTTCTAGCAGAATTCACTAATCTGCCAGATACAAAACGATGGCCGAGGGACAAAACTTGGGTGGTTTATGTGGATGGGTCATCCACAAGGTGACACGGTGGAGCTAGGGTAACACTAATCACCcaagaaggagaagagctgCATAGCTCCATAAGGTTGGAGTTTAGAACTACCAACAATGAGGCCGAGTACAAGGCCGTAATAGCTAGACTTAGCCTAGCCCAAGAGATGGGAGCCGAATTCATTGAGCTACGAAGCGATTCTCAAGTAATTGTCGGCCATATCCAAGGGGAATTTGAAGCCAAGAGAGATAAAATAAGGCTGTACTTGTCAAAGGTACAAGACTTGCAGAGTTCTTTCAAGAAGTTCTGCATCAT
Coding sequences within it:
- the LOC132170938 gene encoding patellin-4; its protein translation is MTVEETQVAEVVVAGEETKKVAEETEKVFRGDDEVKDADESKPKTVQKSSSYKEESNFLTDLKEFERKALTELKVKLEEAILGNKLYKKEDPKKTEEKPVAEEKEGEESEKPVEEAAENKEEEKEVGVGKDEAAVECEEEKKPDTDISLWGVPLLPSKGAEGTDVVLLKFLRAREFKVNDAFEMLRKTLQWRREAEIDSILDDELCADLSSAAYMNGVDREGHPVCYNIFGVFDSEELYQKTFGTDEKRRQFLRWRCQLMEKGIQKLDLKPGGASSLIQINDLKKSPGPAKKELRIATKQAIGIFQDNYPELVAKNIFINVPFWYYALNALISPFLTQRTKSKFVVARPARVTETLLKYIPVEEIPVNYGGFKRENDFEFSVKDGSVSELILKAGSTEIIEIPALEVGTTLVWDLTVLGWEVNYKEEFVPVDEGSYTIIVQKAKKMGSQEGPIRNSFIANEPGKVVLTIENMSSKKKRVLHRCKANESC